The following proteins are encoded in a genomic region of Catharus ustulatus isolate bCatUst1 chromosome 4, bCatUst1.pri.v2, whole genome shotgun sequence:
- the NPTXR gene encoding neuronal pentraxin receptor, with the protein MLAFLGAIICIIASVHPAGTAAPAAAAADNDSAAAALLPAADKGLGALHGPAEALASAGPRLPGGPPLFSRFVCTPLSTECPATGTGSAAGSTAGPEELLALRSAAAQLRRTALEQKERIRMDQETIRELTGKLSRCEGGLRTPSAAAGLRAAPRPGTMGHPPDEPPAVRELEEAVRTLQDRIDRIEQELPARTNGSAPTAPALARDALHTKMEQLEEQLLSKILTLQKERQAASTDRSQQQHNIEKELNSLQNRVTELEHGPLGYSPPDAFKVTIPVQNNYMYARMKKSLPELYAFTICMWLKSKALAGIGTPFSYSVPSQANEIVLLEWGTNPLELLINDKVAQLPLNLKDKAWHHICVAWTTRDGKWSAYQDGEQRGAGENLASWHSIRPQGIIILGQEQDTLGGRFDATQAFVGELAQFGVWDHMLAPAEILGLANCTSHLQGNVIQWDEQAVEVFGGASKAGFAACEEGRKA; encoded by the exons ATGCTGGCTTTCCTTGGGGCCATCATCTGCATCATCGCCAGCGTCCACCCGGCCGGCaccgccgcgcccgccgccgccgccgccgacAATGactcggccgccgccgccctccTGCCCGCCGCCGACAAGGGGCTGGGAGCGCTGCACGGCCCCGCCGAGGCTCTGGCCAGCGCCGGGCCGCGCCTGCCGGGGGGGCCGCCGCTCTTCAGCCGCTTCGTCTGCACCCCGCTGAGCACCGAGTGCCCGGCCACCGGCACCGGCAGCGCCGCCGGCAGCACCGCCGGCCCCGAGGAGCTGCTGGCGCTGCGGAGCGCGGCGGCCCAGCTGCGCCGCACGGCGCTGGAGCAGAAGGAGCGGATCCGCATGGACCAGGAGACCATCCGGGAGCTCACCGGCAAGCTCAGCCGCTGCGAGGGCGGCCTGCGGAccccctccgccgccgccgggctccgcgccgccccgcgccccggcACCATGGGCCACCCTCCCGACGAGCCGCCCGCCGTGcgggagctggaggaggctgtCCGCACCCTCCAGGACCGAATCGACCGGATAGAG caggagctgccagcccgCACCAATGGCTCAGCACCCACTGCCCCAGCACTTGCCCGTGATGCCCTCCACACCAagatggagcagctggaggagcagctcctttCCAAGATCCTGACCCTGCAGAAGGAGCGccaggctgccagcactgaccgcagccagcagcagcacaacatCGAGAAGGAGCTGAACTCGCTCCAGAACCGGGTGACAGAGCTGGAGCACG GACCCCTAGGCTACAGCCCTCCTGATGCCTTCAAGGTGACCATCCCGGTGCAGAACAACTACATGTATGCCCGCATGAAGAAGAGCCTGCCGGAGCTGTACGCCTTCACCATCTGCATGTGGCTGAAGTCCAAGGCCCTGGCAGGGATTGGCACCCCGTTCTCCTACTCTGTCCCAAGCCAGGCTAATGAGATCGTGCTGTTGGAGTGGGGCACCAaccccctggagctgctcatcAATGACAAG GTTGCCCAGCTGCCGCTGAATCTGAAGGACAAGGCCTGGCACCACATCTGCGTGGCATGGACCACACGGGATGGCAAGTGGTCCGCCTACCAGGATGGTGAACAGCGGGGTGCTGGCGAGAACCTGGCCTCCTGGCATTCCATCAGGCCCCAGGGCATCATCATCCTGGGTCAGGAGCAG GACACGCTGGGGGGCCGCTTTGATGCCACCCAGGCCTTCGTGGGAGAGCTGGCGCAGTTCGGCGTGTGGGACCACATGCTGGCGCCAGCGGAGATCCTGGGCTTGGCTAACTGCACCTCCCACCTCCAAGGGAATGTGATCCAGTGGGATGAGCAGGCGGTGGAGGTCTTTGGAGGTGCCAGCAAGGCGGGCTTTGCTGCCTGcgaggaagggaggaaggcaTGA